The following DNA comes from Lusitaniella coriacea LEGE 07157.
ACCATTTATGCAACCCTGCGCGACCCTGGATTAGTACGAGAAGACCTGATCACCATCTATAACGCCTTCTACCGCTCATCTCCCTTTGTTCGAGTTCTCCCCAATGGCATCTATCCCCAAACAAAATGGGCTGTCGGTACAAATCTCTGCTACATCGGCGTTGAAGTAGACGTGCGAACGGATCGAGTCATCGTTATGTCTGCAATTGATAATTTGATCAAAGGTCAATCCGGTCAAGCCGTCCAGTGTTTGAACATTATGATGGGTTGGGAAGAACTGCTAGGTTTACCTCAGTTAGGATTTTATCCCTAGCGATTGTTTGATTTTCAATTGATATATAGCACTCAGCTTCTTGCGAGAGCGGATATAGCAAGGTCTCCTCGCCATATCCGCTCTTATAGAGTTCCACATCCCAAATGAAAACGCTATACTCCTGTTTGAAATTTCTGATGAGCTAACGGCTGACAGCTTACGATGCGACTCATGGAAACGAGAATTTCCAGAAGTACGGAAAACCCTAAAAAACATTTCGTTAAAACCAGATTTAATAATTTTACTTTTTCGTTATCTTAATTATTAAAGGCAAAAACATTCAAGCCTCTAACACGACAAAAGCATTAAATAAAGGAGTACTAACTATGTCCTTAGTTCGCTTAGAACTATTTCGCGAAGTTGACTCTCTACAACGAGAAATGAATCGCTTTATCGAAAACTCGATCGCTCGTTCCGATGACAATCGTCTAACAACATCATTTGTGCCAGCCGCAGAATTAGAAGAAACATCTGACGCACTTCATCTTAAACTCGAAGTTCCGGGGATGGAATCTAAAGATTTAGATATTCAAGTGAGTGCTGAAGCAGTTTCAATTAGTGGCGAGCGCAAATCAGAAAATAAGACCCAAGAAGGTGGAGTAACAAGAAGCGAATTTCGTTACGGTAGTTTTCGTCGAGTAATCCCGCTTCCCAATCGCATTCAAAATAACAACGTTCAAGCCGAATACAAAGATGGC
Coding sequences within:
- a CDS encoding Hsp20/alpha crystallin family protein; translation: MSLVRLELFREVDSLQREMNRFIENSIARSDDNRLTTSFVPAAELEETSDALHLKLEVPGMESKDLDIQVSAEAVSISGERKSENKTQEGGVTRSEFRYGSFRRVIPLPNRIQNNNVQAEYKDGILNLTLPKAEEEKNKIVKVNLD